In the Pseudonocardia cypriaca genome, one interval contains:
- a CDS encoding carbohydrate ABC transporter permease produces MTVGTAPAPARSAEPAEARRWVVPERAWPYLLVAPAVLVLAVFRFYPLLLGANFSLTGDGELNGRFIGVGNYVEIFRDPVFGSALRNVGLLILLLPVAVAVPGLLATFLFLRVPGHRFYRSVYFFPVVLSPVIIGAIFDIVLAIDGPVNALLAAAGLGPVEWLGDPRIAMLSVVGVHIWATFGMALVIFLAGFATLDRSLLDAARVDGANLAQTIRHVIVPGLSRTIQFVVVTTMIGMLTSMFGLLYVMTGGGPGSSTYLPELYIWVQQGEMNRPALAAAASMVLFVLMIVIGAAQIRILRRATREV; encoded by the coding sequence ATGACCGTCGGTACGGCGCCGGCCCCCGCTCGTTCGGCGGAGCCGGCGGAAGCTCGCCGCTGGGTGGTGCCCGAGCGGGCGTGGCCCTACCTGCTGGTGGCGCCCGCGGTGCTGGTGCTGGCCGTCTTCCGCTTCTACCCGCTGCTGCTGGGCGCGAACTTCTCGCTCACCGGCGACGGCGAGCTGAACGGCCGGTTCATCGGCGTCGGCAACTACGTCGAGATCTTCCGCGACCCGGTGTTCGGCTCGGCGCTGCGCAACGTCGGGCTGCTGATCCTGCTGCTGCCGGTCGCCGTCGCCGTACCCGGGCTGCTCGCGACGTTCCTGTTCCTGCGCGTGCCGGGGCACCGCTTCTACCGCAGCGTCTACTTCTTCCCGGTCGTCCTGTCGCCGGTGATCATCGGGGCGATCTTCGACATCGTCCTGGCGATCGACGGGCCGGTGAACGCGCTCCTCGCCGCGGCCGGGCTCGGCCCGGTCGAGTGGCTCGGCGACCCGCGTATCGCGATGCTCTCGGTCGTCGGGGTGCACATCTGGGCCACGTTCGGGATGGCCCTGGTGATCTTCCTCGCCGGGTTCGCGACGCTGGACAGATCGCTGCTCGACGCCGCCCGCGTCGACGGCGCGAACCTGGCCCAGACGATCCGGCACGTGATCGTCCCCGGGCTGTCGCGGACGATCCAGTTCGTGGTGGTCACCACCATGATCGGGATGCTGACCTCTATGTTCGGTCTGCTGTACGTCATGACCGGCGGCGGGCCCGGGTCCTCGACGTACCTCCCCGAGCTCTACATCTGGGTGCAGCAGGGCGAGATGAACCGGCCCGCGCTCGCGGCCGCGGCGTCGATGGTGCTGTTCGTGCTGATGATCGTGATCGGGGCCGCCCAGATCCGGATCCTCCGCCGCGCGACGAGGGAGGTGTGA